One genomic region from Flavobacterium lindanitolerans encodes:
- a CDS encoding sodium:solute symporter — protein MQAIDWVVLIITLFFIVFYGAWKTRGSKNVQDYILGNNETPWYTVGISVMATQASAITFLSTPGQAFNDGMGFVQFYFGLPLAMIIICITFIPIYHKLKVYTVYEFLEQRFDLKTRSLAAILFLIQRGFSTGITIYAPAIVLSSILGWNLNLMNIIIGILIIIYTMTGGTKAVNVTQKQQMFIIMSGMFIAFFIILSLLPKEVSFNNALQIAGVNDKMNILDFSLDKEKRYTVWTGITGGLFLALSYFGTDQSQAQRYLSGKSVKESQMGLVFNALLKVPMQFFILLVGVMVYVFFQFQSVPINFNPNSKASIEKSVYAGDYKQLENQLVDIASEKKEVTLAYVNQLNIETDNKVLKNRIIALAEKEKTIREQAKVLISKANKKNKTTDSDYVFIHFIIHYLPKGFVGLLLAVIICAAMSSTAAGINSLASTTVIDIYKRNIKTEKSEAHFVKASKGFTLLWGIIAILFACFGTLFENLIQFVNIIGSIFYGTILGIFLVAFYIKYVRAQAVFWAAVFSQIAIFVIYYFAIYIFPPGKEKLSYLWLNFIGVVITIIISVSLQYFKNSKEIKA, from the coding sequence ATGCAGGCAATTGACTGGGTAGTTTTAATCATTACGCTTTTTTTCATCGTTTTTTATGGCGCATGGAAAACGCGGGGCAGCAAAAACGTACAGGATTATATACTGGGCAACAACGAAACGCCATGGTATACTGTAGGAATCTCCGTAATGGCAACCCAGGCCAGCGCCATTACTTTTCTTTCCACTCCCGGACAGGCATTTAATGATGGTATGGGGTTTGTGCAATTCTATTTCGGATTGCCGTTGGCGATGATAATCATCTGTATCACTTTCATACCTATTTATCACAAACTTAAAGTTTATACAGTCTATGAGTTTTTAGAACAGCGTTTTGACCTTAAAACACGTTCTCTTGCTGCTATACTGTTCCTGATTCAGAGAGGCTTTTCAACCGGAATCACGATTTATGCACCCGCCATCGTATTGTCATCCATATTGGGCTGGAATCTGAACCTGATGAATATCATTATTGGTATACTGATTATCATTTACACGATGACAGGCGGTACAAAAGCCGTTAATGTTACCCAAAAACAACAGATGTTTATCATCATGTCGGGGATGTTTATTGCCTTTTTCATCATATTGAGCCTGCTTCCTAAAGAAGTTTCCTTTAATAATGCATTACAGATTGCCGGCGTAAATGACAAGATGAATATCCTTGATTTTTCGTTAGACAAAGAAAAAAGATATACGGTCTGGACCGGAATCACGGGCGGTCTGTTTTTAGCCCTCTCCTATTTTGGAACAGACCAGTCGCAGGCACAACGCTATCTTTCAGGCAAATCTGTAAAAGAAAGCCAGATGGGACTTGTATTTAACGCACTTTTGAAAGTACCGATGCAGTTCTTTATTCTTTTGGTCGGGGTGATGGTCTATGTCTTTTTCCAATTCCAGTCGGTTCCAATTAACTTTAATCCGAACAGTAAGGCAAGTATTGAAAAATCAGTATATGCCGGTGATTACAAGCAACTGGAAAACCAATTGGTTGATATTGCTTCAGAAAAAAAAGAAGTAACATTGGCTTATGTCAATCAACTGAATATAGAAACAGACAATAAGGTACTCAAAAACAGGATTATTGCCTTAGCAGAAAAAGAAAAAACAATTCGTGAACAGGCCAAAGTCCTGATTAGTAAAGCCAATAAAAAGAACAAGACTACAGATAGTGATTATGTTTTTATCCATTTCATAATACATTACCTGCCAAAAGGATTTGTCGGGTTGTTACTAGCCGTGATTATTTGCGCGGCCATGTCATCAACAGCAGCCGGAATCAATTCATTGGCTTCAACAACCGTAATCGATATCTATAAAAGAAACATAAAAACGGAGAAATCCGAAGCGCATTTCGTGAAGGCTTCTAAAGGCTTTACGCTGCTTTGGGGTATCATTGCCATCTTATTTGCCTGTTTCGGAACCTTATTTGAAAACCTGATTCAATTTGTCAATATTATCGGTTCTATATTTTATGGTACTATTCTGGGTATTTTCCTCGTTGCCTTCTATATTAAATATGTGAGGGCACAGGCCGTATTCTGGGCAGCCGTATTCAGCCAGATAGCCATATTCGTAATTTATTATTTTGCGATATACATCTTTCCTCCGGGCAAAGAAAAACTGAGCTACTTATGGCTCAACTTTATAGGAGTTGTCATTACCATCATTATTTCCGTAAGCCTTCAGTATTTCAAAAATTCTAAAGAAATCAAAGCATAA
- a CDS encoding DUF2911 domain-containing protein — MKKIVIAAGLLLITLTANAQVKTPQASPKSDITQVVGLTDVHIEYSRPSAKGRAVFGDLVPFGKTWRTGANGNTIITFSEDVKIGGKDLPKGSYSLFTVPRADSWDVIFYKDTNNWGLPAEWNENKVALRTSVKPENLNRNVETFTIAVNGISNDSGSLEISWEKTLVAVKFDVPTQKTAMASIESTLAGPKADDYFASAQYFYQSNGDMNKALTWVNAAIEKTKGEAPFWYLRQKSLIQSKLGDKKGAIETAKLSLAAAEKANNADYVKMNKDSINEWSKK, encoded by the coding sequence ATGAAAAAGATAGTTATTGCCGCAGGATTACTTTTAATCACATTGACGGCCAATGCTCAAGTAAAAACGCCTCAGGCAAGTCCGAAATCTGACATTACTCAGGTAGTCGGATTAACAGATGTACATATCGAATATTCTCGCCCCAGTGCAAAAGGAAGGGCTGTTTTTGGAGATTTGGTTCCTTTTGGAAAAACATGGAGAACCGGAGCCAATGGCAATACTATAATCACATTTAGTGAAGATGTAAAAATAGGAGGAAAAGACCTTCCAAAAGGAAGCTACAGCCTTTTTACGGTTCCAAGAGCAGACTCATGGGATGTTATTTTCTATAAAGACACCAACAACTGGGGATTACCGGCAGAATGGAATGAAAATAAGGTAGCTTTAAGAACAAGCGTTAAGCCGGAAAATCTGAACAGAAATGTTGAAACTTTTACCATTGCGGTAAACGGAATCAGCAACGATTCAGGAAGCCTGGAAATTTCATGGGAAAAAACACTTGTAGCCGTTAAGTTCGATGTTCCTACGCAAAAAACAGCTATGGCAAGTATCGAATCTACTTTGGCAGGACCAAAAGCAGATGATTATTTCGCTTCAGCACAATATTTTTACCAGTCAAACGGTGATATGAACAAAGCCCTGACCTGGGTTAATGCTGCTATCGAGAAAACAAAAGGAGAAGCTCCTTTTTGGTACCTGAGACAAAAATCATTAATCCAATCTAAACTGGGAGATAAGAAAGGTGCTATCGAAACAGCGAAATTATCTTTGGCTGCTGCAGAAAAGGCAAATAATGCTGATTATGTGAAAATGAACAAAGACAGCATCAACGAGTGGAGCAAAAAATAA
- a CDS encoding SRPBCC family protein, giving the protein MKLYTLHTKQQLPVSIETAWEFISNPKNLEIITPKSMQFKTLSGDEKEMFAGQIIHYKITPLFGISMQWVTEITHVQEQKFFVDEQRFGPYAFWHHKHFLKAIPGGVEMEDIVHYKLPMGLLGQLAHPFMVKPKLDEIFAYRRKKLIEIFGEFKS; this is encoded by the coding sequence ATGAAATTATATACACTACATACAAAACAACAACTTCCTGTTTCAATAGAAACGGCCTGGGAATTTATTTCCAATCCTAAGAATCTGGAAATAATCACTCCCAAATCCATGCAATTCAAGACGCTTTCGGGTGATGAAAAGGAGATGTTTGCCGGGCAGATTATCCATTATAAAATCACTCCGTTATTTGGAATTTCAATGCAGTGGGTTACTGAAATCACACATGTTCAGGAACAAAAATTCTTTGTTGACGAACAACGTTTCGGTCCTTATGCCTTTTGGCACCACAAGCATTTTCTAAAAGCGATTCCGGGCGGTGTTGAAATGGAAGATATTGTTCATTATAAATTGCCTATGGGCCTATTGGGCCAATTGGCACATCCCTTTATGGTCAAGCCAAAGCTGGATGAAATCTTTGCTTACAGGCGAAAAAAACTCATCGAAATTTTTGGCGAATTTAAATCCTAA